From a single Bacillus gobiensis genomic region:
- a CDS encoding sulfate ABC transporter substrate-binding protein yields MKLFKTLTIGLTAIFLAAGCSSGNTSSESESKDQPVELLNVSYDPTRELYQEYNKEFQDHWKKETGQTVTFQQSHGGSGKQGRSIIDGLEADVATLALAYDIDSIAGAGLIDEGWQKELPDNSSPYTSTIVFLVKKDNPKNIKSWNDLIRDDVSVITPNPKTSGGARWNYLAAWDYADKKYNGDENKIKQYMKELFQNVEVLDSGARGATTTFVERGIGDVLLAWENEAYLSINELGKDQFEIVYPESSILAEPSVAIVDKVAKRKGTEKVAKAYLEHLYSDEGQKIAAKNYYRPRNEDIRKEYSKTFPDIDLVTIDDEKFGGWKKAQETHFSDGGTFDQIYSGKKGE; encoded by the coding sequence ATGAAACTTTTTAAAACTTTAACTATCGGATTGACTGCAATCTTTTTGGCTGCGGGATGCTCTTCGGGTAATACATCCTCTGAAAGTGAGAGCAAAGATCAACCGGTAGAATTGCTTAACGTATCCTATGATCCTACACGAGAGCTTTACCAGGAGTACAATAAAGAGTTTCAGGATCATTGGAAAAAAGAGACAGGTCAGACAGTTACGTTTCAGCAATCTCATGGAGGTTCAGGGAAACAGGGACGATCGATTATCGATGGACTGGAGGCGGATGTCGCAACACTGGCTCTTGCTTACGATATTGATAGCATTGCAGGTGCGGGTTTGATTGATGAAGGGTGGCAGAAGGAGCTTCCTGATAATTCATCACCTTATACTTCAACAATTGTGTTTCTCGTAAAGAAAGACAATCCGAAGAATATCAAAAGCTGGAATGATTTAATCCGTGATGATGTTTCAGTGATTACGCCAAATCCGAAAACCTCGGGAGGTGCACGCTGGAATTACTTAGCTGCTTGGGATTATGCGGATAAGAAATATAACGGTGACGAAAACAAGATCAAACAATACATGAAAGAGTTGTTCCAAAATGTAGAAGTCCTTGACTCAGGGGCAAGGGGGGCAACCACTACGTTTGTAGAACGAGGAATCGGTGATGTCCTGCTGGCTTGGGAAAACGAAGCGTACTTATCTATAAATGAACTTGGAAAAGATCAATTTGAAATCGTTTATCCAGAAAGCAGTATTCTTGCTGAGCCATCAGTTGCCATTGTTGACAAGGTGGCAAAACGAAAAGGCACAGAGAAAGTAGCTAAAGCGTATTTGGAACACTTATATTCCGATGAAGGGCAAAAAATAGCTGCCAAAAATTATTACCGCCCTCGAAATGAAGACATTCGTAAAGAATATAGCAAGACATTTCCTGATATTGATCTTGTAACGATTGATGATGAAAAATTCGGAGGCTGGAAAAAAGCTCAGGAAACACATTTCAGTGACGGCGGGACATTCGATCAGATTTACTCAGGTAAAAAGGGGGAGTAA
- a CDS encoding sulfate/molybdate ABC transporter ATP-binding protein: MGITIEQIDKSYGTSTIIKDLSLTIQKGELISLLGPSGSGKTTLLRIIAGLEHADRGKILFEGIDQTNTHVKERNVGFVFQHYALFQNMTVFDNIAYGLRVRPRKERPTKKQIAERVNELLEVVKLTEWKDRYPARLSGGQRQRVALARALAVNPKVLLLDEPFGALDAKVRKELRRWLRKVHDEFQITSVFVTHDQEEALDISDRVVIMNEGEIEQIGTPEEVYDRPATPFVYDFLGNVNQFSGKISDGYLLDGTIKIEIPKELDKSPGSGVAYARPHRFSISKEPAGEHSIHSVVLHVQKLGPIVRLELQRKDTNRQIHVELSEDEFAELKLEEGEEVFATAKELTVFSS; the protein is encoded by the coding sequence ATGGGTATCACCATTGAACAGATTGACAAGTCCTATGGTACGTCTACTATCATAAAAGACCTTAGCTTAACCATTCAGAAAGGAGAGCTGATTTCTCTGCTGGGGCCTTCTGGATCGGGGAAGACGACGCTGCTTCGCATAATTGCCGGGCTGGAGCATGCAGACAGAGGAAAAATTCTTTTTGAAGGAATTGACCAGACAAATACGCATGTGAAAGAACGTAATGTAGGGTTTGTTTTTCAGCACTATGCCCTTTTTCAAAACATGACTGTATTTGATAACATCGCATACGGATTACGGGTGCGGCCGCGAAAGGAAAGGCCGACCAAAAAACAGATTGCAGAACGTGTGAATGAGCTGCTCGAAGTGGTGAAGCTGACCGAATGGAAAGACCGTTATCCTGCGCGGCTGTCAGGAGGACAAAGGCAGCGGGTGGCTTTGGCCCGCGCGCTTGCTGTTAATCCCAAAGTGCTCCTTCTCGATGAACCATTCGGTGCGCTGGATGCGAAGGTGAGAAAAGAGCTTCGGCGCTGGCTGAGGAAAGTGCATGATGAGTTTCAAATTACCAGTGTTTTTGTTACTCATGATCAGGAGGAAGCATTGGATATTTCGGATCGAGTGGTCATTATGAATGAAGGGGAAATTGAACAAATCGGCACACCTGAAGAAGTATATGACAGACCAGCCACGCCGTTTGTTTATGATTTTCTCGGAAATGTAAACCAATTTAGCGGAAAGATTTCTGACGGCTATCTCCTTGATGGAACAATCAAAATCGAAATCCCTAAAGAGCTTGATAAGAGTCCTGGTTCAGGAGTAGCCTATGCGAGGCCACATCGTTTTTCCATCAGCAAAGAGCCGGCAGGTGAGCATTCTATTCACTCAGTTGTGCTGCATGTTCAAAAGCTCGGCCCCATCGTTCGATTAGAATTACAGAGAAAAGATACCAATAGACAAATTCATGTCGAATTATCCGAGGATGAATTCGCAGAGTTAAAGCTTGAAGAAGGCGAAGAGGTCTTTGCAACAGCAAAGGAATTGACGGTTTTTTCATCTTAA
- the cysW gene encoding sulfate ABC transporter permease subunit CysW: MNTIAQKKQQESVKAHKSIRRHEPSSESRWVKVSLISLCYLFVALFLLLPLFLVFIKAFERGFGTYLEAITNPDAIAAIKLTLLVLIISVPLNALFGVAAAWFVTKYEFKGKQVLTTILDIPFAVSPVIAGLIFVLLFGSTGVFGPWLIENGLKIIYSVPGIILATLFVTFPFVARELIPFMQSQGTSEEEASLTLGAGGFKTFWLVTLPNIKWPLLYGVILCGARSVGEFGAVSVVSGHIRGLTNTMPLHIEILYNEYQFSAAFAVASLLSIFAVLTLIIKGLLERKAKSAEKSFSKNGV; the protein is encoded by the coding sequence ATGAACACGATCGCACAAAAGAAACAACAAGAATCAGTGAAAGCACATAAATCTATCCGACGTCATGAACCATCATCCGAATCAAGATGGGTCAAGGTTAGTTTGATCTCTCTTTGTTACTTGTTTGTCGCTTTGTTTTTGCTGCTCCCTCTTTTTTTAGTATTCATTAAAGCCTTTGAAAGAGGATTTGGCACTTATCTGGAGGCGATTACGAATCCGGATGCAATTGCGGCAATTAAGCTGACTTTGCTTGTCTTAATCATATCCGTCCCTTTAAATGCCCTGTTCGGCGTAGCTGCTGCATGGTTTGTCACGAAATACGAGTTTAAAGGGAAACAGGTTTTGACAACTATTTTGGACATTCCATTTGCCGTTTCTCCAGTCATTGCCGGTTTAATTTTTGTTCTTTTGTTCGGGTCAACCGGAGTTTTTGGACCTTGGTTAATCGAGAATGGCTTAAAGATCATTTATTCAGTACCAGGCATTATTTTGGCTACGTTATTTGTGACCTTTCCGTTTGTTGCACGTGAGCTGATTCCGTTTATGCAGAGCCAGGGAACGTCAGAGGAAGAAGCGTCTCTTACGCTCGGAGCGGGCGGCTTTAAGACATTTTGGCTTGTGACTCTTCCTAATATTAAATGGCCGCTGCTATATGGGGTTATCCTGTGCGGGGCAAGGTCTGTTGGTGAATTCGGCGCCGTTTCTGTCGTTTCCGGGCACATTCGCGGATTGACGAATACGATGCCTTTGCATATTGAAATCCTTTATAACGAGTATCAATTTTCTGCAGCCTTTGCAGTAGCATCCCTACTATCAATTTTTGCCGTTTTGACCCTAATTATCAAAGGATTGTTAGAGCGAAAAGCAAAATCGGCCGAAAAATCGTTTTCCAAGAACGGAGTGTAA
- the cysT gene encoding sulfate ABC transporter permease subunit CysT, protein MKPAAATRQKRLLPGFTISMGITLSYLSLIVIIPLSMIFVKTAALGPGELWEIIKDPRVLASLRLTVLTSLAAAVFNAIFGLLLAWVLTRYSFPGKKMIDGLIDLPFALPTAVAGIALTELYAPNGWIGQLFHTKVAFTPIGIIIALIFIGIPFVVRTVQPVIKSLDKEMEEASATLGASRGRTFISVIFPQLLPSLITGFSLAFARSLGEYGSVVFIAGNIPLKTEIAPLIIMSKLEQYDYNGAAAVACIMLVISFILLLLINLWQWKVSRNGL, encoded by the coding sequence ATTAAACCTGCAGCTGCAACAAGACAAAAACGATTACTTCCAGGCTTTACGATCAGTATGGGAATTACGTTGTCCTATCTGAGTCTTATTGTCATTATTCCATTATCGATGATCTTTGTGAAAACAGCTGCTCTCGGGCCGGGCGAATTATGGGAAATCATTAAAGATCCAAGGGTGCTGGCGAGCCTGCGTCTTACTGTGTTAACTTCCTTAGCCGCAGCTGTTTTTAATGCAATATTCGGCCTGTTATTAGCTTGGGTACTTACCCGCTACAGCTTTCCGGGAAAGAAAATGATTGACGGTTTAATTGACCTCCCGTTCGCCCTGCCTACTGCTGTGGCGGGTATTGCTTTGACGGAGCTGTATGCGCCGAATGGCTGGATCGGCCAGCTGTTTCATACAAAAGTGGCTTTTACTCCGATCGGAATCATTATTGCCCTTATATTTATCGGGATACCGTTCGTTGTAAGGACAGTGCAGCCGGTCATTAAAAGCCTAGATAAAGAAATGGAGGAAGCCTCTGCCACACTCGGTGCCAGCAGAGGCCGCACATTTATTAGCGTGATTTTTCCACAGCTATTGCCATCGCTGATCACAGGATTTTCTTTGGCATTTGCGAGATCCTTGGGCGAATATGGCTCAGTTGTTTTTATTGCAGGAAACATCCCGCTGAAAACAGAGATTGCACCACTCATTATTATGTCAAAGCTTGAACAATATGATTATAATGGAGCAGCCGCGGTTGCCTGCATCATGCTGGTCATTTCATTTATTCTCTTGCTCCTCATTAATCTGTGGCAGTGGAAAGTTTCAAGAAACGGGCTGTAG
- a CDS encoding TatD family hydrolase: MKKIIDAHIHLDQYKEEELTAIFQEASLLEAIVSVSFDLQSCKKNLSLSKAHSKVKPAFGFHPEQPLPSESQLQTLVAWIEKNRYDMAAIGEVGLPYYLRKQKKNGSFSLNKYIELLETFIVLAKKWEKPIVLHAVYEDAPIVCDLLEKHSLSKAHFHWFKGDPKTIERMIQNGYFISVTPDVVYEKEIQDLVRVYPMERLMVETDGPWPFEGPFKGIMTSPLMIHQSIETIAALKKASIEDTYLKILVNTKKFYRI; encoded by the coding sequence TTGAAAAAAATCATAGATGCCCATATTCACTTGGATCAATATAAAGAAGAAGAGCTGACTGCTATTTTTCAAGAGGCTTCCTTGCTAGAAGCGATCGTTTCAGTCTCTTTTGACCTCCAATCGTGCAAAAAGAACCTATCGCTATCGAAAGCGCACTCGAAAGTGAAGCCTGCGTTTGGCTTTCATCCTGAACAACCTCTCCCATCTGAAAGCCAGCTGCAAACACTTGTGGCCTGGATTGAAAAGAACCGCTATGACATGGCAGCTATCGGGGAAGTGGGGCTGCCTTATTACCTTAGAAAACAAAAGAAAAATGGCAGCTTTTCATTAAACAAGTATATTGAACTGTTGGAGACCTTTATCGTTCTAGCAAAAAAATGGGAGAAACCAATTGTCCTGCATGCCGTTTATGAGGATGCTCCTATTGTGTGTGACCTTCTGGAGAAACATTCCTTATCAAAAGCACATTTTCATTGGTTTAAAGGTGATCCGAAAACGATTGAACGAATGATACAGAATGGTTATTTTATTTCCGTAACTCCCGACGTCGTTTATGAGAAAGAAATTCAAGATTTGGTCAGGGTGTATCCTATGGAGCGATTAATGGTCGAGACAGATGGACCTTGGCCATTTGAGGGACCATTTAAAGGAATAATGACGAGTCCATTGATGATTCACCAGTCCATTGAAACCATCGCGGCTTTAAAAAAAGCTTCAATAGAGGACACATATCTAAAAATATTAGTGAATACAAAAAAATTCTACAGGATTTAA